CCTGACCGTAGGTGTTGGCGGCGATGGCGGCGAAGTCGTCGGTGGTCGCGGCGGAGCCCTCGAAAGCGGCGCGATAGTTGGCGAGGATCTGGAAGAAGGTTTCGTCGCCGACGACGCCGCGAAGCTGGTGGAGAACCCAGCTTCCCTTGTTGTAGCTGGAGTCGGAATCGAAGATGCCGCTGTAATTGGCGGTGTCGTACACGTAAACGGTCTTGGAGAGATTGCTGGGCTTTCGGTTCAGCATGGCGGAGAGATAGCCGGGCGTGTTGACTCCCCCGCCGCGGCGCTCGATCCAGATGGCTTCGGAGAAAGTGGCGAAGCCTTCGTTGAGCCAGATGTCGCTCCAGGTCTTGCAGGTGATCATGTCGCCCCACCACTGGTGCCCCAGTTCGTGGGCGATGGTCGATTCGTTGAAGGTGCCCAGGCCGGTCATGGTCTGATGCTCCATGCCGCCGCCGAAGTTGAAGTTGTAGTGGCCGTACTTTTCGTTGATGAAGGGGTATTCGCCGAAGACGGTGCGGAAGACGGGGAGCATGCTCAGGCATCTTTCCCAGGCGGTGCGGTTTCCGGGCGTGTCGCTCTCCGGGTAGATGTAGAACTCGACGGGCATCGACCCGCCGGGGTAGTTGTAGGTTCGCGTCCATTTGTTGTAGTTGGTGGAGGCGATGGAGACGAGGTAGGGCGCGATCTGGTAATTGCTGTGCCAGTGGGTGCGGCGACGATTTCCGCTCAGGAACTCCTCACTGACGAGGATGCCGTTGGCGGCGGTGGTGAAGTTGTTGGGGACGGTGTAGGTCAGGTCAATGGTGGCCTTGTCGCTGTTGTCGCCGGGCAGGCCGGCGTCGCCATCCTTTACGGGCCACCAGGAATAGGAGTAGTAGGGCTCACTGAGGCTGAAGATAATCTGAGAACTACCGTGGGGGCCGACCTTGAATGAGCCGAAGCCGAGCGGCCAGGACTCTCCGGTGTATTCGATGGTCAGGGTGAAAATTTCGTCGACACCGTAGCTGCGATCGAGGGTGACGAGGCGCGTCGAGTCACTGACTTCCGTGACGGTGACGGGGATGGTGTCGTCAATCATCGCGCTAAGGATTTCGTATTGAAACCGAAGGCGAAACGTGAATTCGGTGAGATTGGGAACTTTGCTCTGGATGGTGATTGTGTTTCGTCCGTCGAGGGTGGCGTGCGGGATTCCGAGGCTGACGAGATTGGAGAACTCGATATCGAGGTCGTAGTGAAGGACATCGGTGTCATGGAAACCTTCGCGCGGCGTCGCGTGGGAAGATGCCGCGGGGTCGCGATCGTGAAGACCGATCATGGCCTGGGCCTTGCCGCAACCCTGAATCTCCGGCTCGTGGCAGGCGCCGTAGTGAACGGCGGAAACCGGAGATGCAGTGAGAAAAGGCAAGATGATCGCCGCAGCGCTCAAGAAACGAAGCGGCCGCTGGAAGTGGCAAGCAAGACTCATTGATGAAAAACCCCTCTGCGGGACGGTTGTCCCGAACGGAAGACTCCGGCAGCCGGACGATGTTGTTTTAGCGAAAGCGACACTTTCCCGCTCACGCCGGTCGGGGCTGAGGCAGGCGTCCTGACGCTTTTGATTATATCGGGTGCGGTCGCCGACTCAAAGCCATTTACTTGCGGTAATAGAGTGGGTCGGGGAGACTCTTCGGGCCTTTGCCATGCCCCGTCGGCGGGCAAAAGAGGCACACGGGAGAACGCTTATGGGTCAGTGCTCGGCGTGCGGCGCAGATGTCGGTGAATCGGCAAAGTATTGCGGCCGTTGCGGGATTGTATTGGCCGGCGGGGCCGTTGGTTCAGGCGACAGTGTGCCAGCACACAAGCCATACGTCTCCAGCGAGACGGCGATGCCGGAGATGGGGTTCGCCCCGGTTCTTGTCGGCGCTATCCTGGGAATCATATTCGGCGCCTCGTCGCTGTACCTGGTGCTGAAGGTGGGGATGACGGTTTCGGCGTCGATCCCGATCGCGGTGCTTTCGATCACGCTCTTTCGGGTGTTCAGTCCGCTGGCCGGCCGGAACGCGACCATATTGGAGAACAACATCGTGCAGACGACGGGGTCGGCGGGCGAGTCGATCGCCTTCGGCGTCGGTGTGACGATGCCGGCACTGCTGATTCTCGGGTACGACCTCGAGGTGGTGCGGGTCATGCTGGTGGCGGTGCTGGGCGGTTTGCTCGGCGTTTTGATGATGATCCCGCTGCGACGGGTGTTCATCGTGAAGCAGCACGGAAAGCTGACTTATCCCGAGGGCGTGGCGTGCGCCGACGTGCTGATCGTGGGAGAGAAAGGCGGCTCTTCGGCGGCGAAGGTATTTACGGGATTCGGGATGGCGTTCGTCTATCAGTGGCTGATGGCGGGCTTCAAGTTCTGGCAGGATACGCCCGGGCGGCTTCTCAAGTTCTTCAAGGCGGACGGCAGCGTCGCGTTTGAGTTCAAGGGGGCGGCGGTGGCGATGGAGGCTTCGCCGGCCCTGCTCGGCGTGGGTTATGTGATTGGTCCGCGCATCGCGTGCATCATGGTGGGCGGCGGCATTCTGGCGTCGTGGGTCCTGATACCGGCGATCATGCTCTTCGGCGACGGGCTCAGTGCGCCGCTGTTTCCGGCGGAGAAGCTGATCCGAGACATGACCATCGGCGAGATATGGCACGACTACGTGCTGTACATCGGGGCCGGGGCGGTCGCGGCGGGCGGCATCATCAGCATGATGCAGTCGATGCCGATGATCATCGGGTCGATTAAGTCGGGACTCGGCGACCTGGCCGGTTCGCGGGCGAAGAACGGGGCCGTCAAAGTCGCGGCGCCGACGGCGATGCGCATCGATCGCGACATGTCGATGAAGGTCGTGCTGGTCGGGTGCGCGGGGCTGATCATCGCGATCTGGGCGGCGCCGATGCTGGAGATGAACCTGCTGGGCGCGGCGCTCATCGTCGTGTTCGGATTCTTGTTCGTGACGGTGTCGGCGCGGCTGACGGGCGAGATCGGGTCGTCATCCAATCCGATTTCCGGCATGACGGTGGCGACG
This genomic stretch from Planctomycetia bacterium harbors:
- a CDS encoding oligopeptide transporter, OPT family, which codes for MPEMGFAPVLVGAILGIIFGASSLYLVLKVGMTVSASIPIAVLSITLFRVFSPLAGRNATILENNIVQTTGSAGESIAFGVGVTMPALLILGYDLEVVRVMLVAVLGGLLGVLMMIPLRRVFIVKQHGKLTYPEGVACADVLIVGEKGGSSAAKVFTGFGMAFVYQWLMAGFKFWQDTPGRLLKFFKADGSVAFEFKGAAVAMEASPALLGVGYVIGPRIACIMVGGGILASWVLIPAIMLFGDGLSAPLFPAEKLIRDMTIGEIWHDYVLYIGAGAVAAGGIISMMQSMPMIIGSIKSGLGDLAGSRAKNGAVKVAAPTAMRIDRDMSMKVVLVGCAGLIIAIWAAPMLEMNLLGAALIVVFGFLFVTVSARLTGEIGSSSNPISGMTVATLLLTCLIFVAIGWTGASHRLTALSIAAIVCIASSNGGTVAQCLKTGYIVGATPRHQQVSILVGAITSALVIGFTILLLNDSGTVYSTKELPTRTIDVTKLDAEAKVHVGGTYADDDQAEYLVLQARVGEIEGVPQGKYLVNDAGNICYLVDPGINGKLEKRDDGVKVNKYIAPKAALMSFIVDGILTQKLPWALVLLGVAISIVLELAGIPSLPFAVGVYLPLSASTPIFAGGVMRWLADKKARRSAAESEMSPGVLLSSGYIAGGTIGGILVAIIAAKWPELAASMDVGESVLGKLAANPGLTLLPFGLLTVVLLMVGCRKSEA